A genomic window from Colletotrichum destructivum chromosome 7, complete sequence includes:
- a CDS encoding Putative proteolipid membrane potential modulator — protein sequence MCSADIFLGLLALLFPPLPVWVKRGICSADSIINILLCLLGYVPGLIHAWYIIAKFPEPDYEYESVPQQDREGGRVTYVFVHGNGNGHGPHTQQPQQQPRPTQNNGKGGNNVSYGTTNNPNNSGNAAAGGSSRPQQPQPYQDQTAGEGSSDGAVPPSYADVVAGDNKIQTRD from the exons ATGTGCTCCGCAGACAtcttcctcggccttctggccCTCCTCTTCCCGCCTCTGCCTG TTTGGGTGAAGCGCGGCATCTGCTCCGCAGactccatcatcaacatcctcCTCTGTCTCCTGGGCTAC GTCCCCGGCCTCATCCACGCCTGGTACATCATCGCCAAGTTCCCCGAGCCGGATTACGAGTACGAGTCCGTCCCCCAGCAGGACCGCGAAGGCGGCCGCGTCACCTACGTCTTCGTccacggcaacggcaacggccacGGCCCGCACACCCAGcagccccagcagcagccccgTCCCACGCAGAACAacggcaagggcggcaacAACGTCAGCTACGGCACCACCAACAACCCGAACAACTCGGgcaatgccgccgccggtggctCGAGCAGACCCCAACAGCCCCAGCCGTACCAGGACCAGACGGCAGGCGAGGGTAGCAGCGACGGTGCCGTGCCGCCTAGCTACGCCGACGTCGTTGCGGGCGACAACAAGATCCAGACTCGGGATTAG
- a CDS encoding Putative helicase, AAA+ ATPase domain, Helicase-associated domain, DEAD-box helicase, OB codes for MDDLLNLELLSLVSKVTSELQNHLGVSDKTLAEFIIAQRVDAEDYDAFKKKLAAMGADFPPSLVESVDRLVLTMHPKMKGKAQKNGAGAGGSSEDQHHRSTAEKEQIFRGLSVPDKPVAYDNIGDGVDAIDDTLALLEGLEGKARKEKPDSRKRSRSPDDGREARRKHRGRSRSRERRKRDKYRSRSRSFDDYENGPSLKQRSKRRNYDNEDDDRFRRAPEPEVDDAPQLHKVYSGHVTGIKDFGAFVNLHGVRGKVDGLVHISRLVEGQRVNHPSDLLTKGQEVKVKVVNIEGNRVGLSMKEVDQETGLDLHPEVRISSGANLEALGGGGSRNNNMFDDTPMPPPQHQPRRQKKRMTSPERWEIRQLIASGVAKASDYPDLEEDYNATLRGDGELELEQEVDIEVREEEPPFLAGQTKQSLELSPIRVVKAPDGSMNRAAMSGTALAKERKELKQQEAEAAAAEDSKVDLSAQWNDPMADPDKRKFASDLRNAKSQMGQNKPDAVPEWKRAVAPKDQAFGKRTNMSIKDQRESLPVYAFRRKFLDAVREHQVMVVIGETGSGKTTQLTQYLAEDGFANHGVIGCTQPRRVAAMSVAKRVAEEVGTPLGEAVGYTIRFEDKTSPATKIKYMTDGMLQREILVDPDLRRYSVIMLDEAHERTISTDVLFALLKKTMKRRKDLKVIATSATLDADKFSSYFDGCPIFTIPGRTFPVEILYSREPESDYLDAALVTVMQIHLTEPPGDILLFLTGQEEIDTSCEILYERMKALGPNVPELIILPVYSALPNEMQSRIFDPAPPGCRKVVIATNIAETSITIDNIYFVVDPGFVKQNAYDPKLGMDSLVVTPISQAQANQRAGRAGRTGPGKCFRLYTEAAYQSEMLPTTIPEIQRQNLSHVILMLKAMGINDLLHFDFMDPPPINTMLTALEELYALSALDDEGLLTRLGRKMADFPMEPSLAKVLIISVDMKCSAEMLIIVAMLNLPNVFYRPKEKQSQADQKKAKFHDPHGDHLTLLNVYNSWKQSSYSSPWCFENFIQARSMKRAKDVHDQLVKIMERYRHPILSCGRNTQIVRQALCSGFFRNAARKDPQEGYKTLIEGTPVYLHPSSALFGKQAEWVIYHTLVLTTKEYMHCTTSIEPKWLVDAAPTFFKVAPTDRLSKRKKAERIQPLHNKYAGEDDWRLSAQRKGGRGGGGGGTWG; via the coding sequence ATGGACGACCTCTTGAACCTCGAGCTTCTGTCGCTCGTATCAAAGGTTACGTCTGAGCTGCAGAACCATTTGGGCGTCTCCGACAAGACCCTCGCCGAGTTTATCATCGCCCagcgcgtcgacgccgaggactACGATGCCTTCAAGAAGAAACTCGCCGCCATGGGCGCCGACTTCCCCCCGAGTTTGGTCGAGAGCGTCGATCGTCTCGTATTGACCATGCACCCGAAGATGAAGGGCAAGGCGCAGAAgaacggcgccggcgccggcggcagcagcgaggACCAACACCACCGAAGCACtgccgagaaggagcagATCTTCAGAGGTCTGTCTGTGCCGGATAAGCCAGTGGCATACGACAACATCGGAGACGGCGTGGATGCCATCGACGACACTCTGGCCTTGTTGGAAGGATTGGAGGGCAAGGCGCGGAAAGAAAAACCAGACTCGCGCAAGCGCAGTCGCAGTCCAGACGATGGTCGCGAAGCGCGGCGGAAACACAGAGGTCGGTCCAGGTCaagggaaagaaggaaaCGAGACAAATACCGGTCGCGGTCTCGATCGTTCGACGATTACGAAAACGGGCCTTCTCTGAAGCAGAGAAGCAAACGACGCAACTAcgacaacgaggacgacgaccgGTTCAGGAGGGCACCTGAacccgaggtcgacgacgccccgCAGCTGCACAAGGTTTATAGCGGACACGTTACTGGGATCAAAGATTTCGGAGCGTTTGTCAACCTACACGGTGTTCGCGGCAAGGTTGACGGCTTGGTTCACATCTCAAGGCTGGTGGAAGGCCAACGGGTCAACCATCCCTCTGACCTGCTGACCAAAGGCCaggaggtcaaggtcaaggttgTCAACATTGAAGGAAACCGGGTAGGCCTTTCCATGAAAGAGGTCGACCAAGAGACCGGTCTGGATCTTCACCCAGAAGTGAGGATATCGTCGGGAGCGAACCTGGAAGCGctgggtggcggcggcagtcgAAACAATAACATGTTTGACGAcacgccgatgccgccaccGCAACATcagcctcgtcgacaaaAGAAGCGCATGACATCACCGGAGAGATGGGAGATACGACAGTTGATCGCATCTGGTGTTGCAAAGGCATCCGACTACCCCGACCTGGAAGAAGACTACAATGCAACCCTcagaggcgacggcgagctggagctggaacAGGAGGTCGATATTGAGGTCAGAGAGGAGGAGCCGCCGTTCTTGGCGGGTCAGACGAAGCAGTCACTCGAGCTGTCACCCATCCGCGTTGTCAAGGCGCCAGACGGCTCAATGAATCGAGCTGCCATGTCGGGCACTGCGCTCGcaaaggagagaaaggagcTCAAGCAGCAAGAGGCAgaagcagcggcggccgaaGACTCCAAGGTCGACCTCTCTGCGCAGTGGAACGACCCGATGGCGGACCCTGACAAGCGCAAGTTCGCCAGCGATCTACGGAATGCCAAGTCGCAGATGGGACAGAATAAGCCCGACGCTGTGCCGGAATGGAAGCGAGCGGTGGCGCCAAAGGACCAAGCATTCGGCAAGCGGACCAACATGAGCATCAAGGACCAGAGAGAGTCTTTGCCCGTTTATGCGTTCCGACGCAAGTTCTTGGATGCTGTCAGGGAGCACCAGGTCATGGTCGTCATTGGAGAAACCGGCTCGGGCAAGACGACGCAACTGACGCAGTATCTCGCCGAAGACGGCTTCGCCAACCACGGAGTCATCGGCTGCACACAACCCCGACGCGTTGCCGCCATGTCCGTCGCGAAGCGTGTGGCTGAGGAAGTTGGTACCCCCCTCGGTGAGGCTGTCGGATACACGATTCGTTTTGAGGACAAGACCAGCCCGGCGACCAAGATCAAGTATATGACGGATGGTATGCTGCAGCGTGAGATCCTGGTTGACCCGGATCTGAGGCGGTACTCGGTCAtcatgctcgacgaggcccacGAACGCACCATTTCTACGGATGTCTTGTTTGCGCTGCTaaagaagacgatgaagcgCCGGAAGGACTTGAAGGTCATCGCCACATCAGCAACGCTGGATGCCGACAAATTCTCGTCATACTTTGACGGATGCCCCATTTTTACCATTCCCGGCCGAACGTTCCCTGTCGAGATCCTCTACTCTCGCGAACCGGAGTCCGACTATCTCGATGCCGCACTGGTCACTGTCATGCAGATCCACCTCACCGAGCCTCCTGGCGACATTCTGCTCTTCTTGAcaggccaagaagaaatCGACACGTCTTGCGAGATCCTGTATGAGCGGATGAAAGCTCTGGGGCCAAACGTCCCAGAGCTTATCATTCTACCGGTGTACTCGGCACTTCCTAACGAGATGCAGAGCCGCATCTTCGACCCTGCACCTCCTGGCTGCCGAAAGGTAGTCATTGCCACCAACATCGCTGAGACCTCCATCACCATTGACAACATCtacttcgtcgtcgaccccggTTTCGTCAAGCAGAACGCCTATGACCCGAAGCTCGGCATGGACTCGCTTGTCGTGACCCCGATTTCACAGGCGCAGGCCAACCAACGTGCTGGTCGTGCGGGACGTACGGGGCCTGGAAAATGCTTCCGTCTCTACACCGAGGCTGCCTACCAGTCGGAAATGCTGCCGACGACCATCCCCGAAATCCAGCGCCAGAATCTGTCCCACGTCATTCTCATGCTCAAAGCGATGGGCATCAACGACCTGCTGCACTTCGACTTCATGGACCCTCCGCCCATCAACACGATGCTCACGGCGTTGGAGGAGCTCTACGCCCTTAGCGCgcttgacgacgagggtCTTCTCACGCGTCTGgggaggaagatggcggATTTTCCGATGGAGCCGTCACTGGCCAAGGTGCTCATCATCTCGGTAGATATGAAGTGCTCAGCCGAGATGCTCATCATCGTGGCGATGCTGAATCTGCCCAACGTGTTTTACCGgcccaaggagaagcagTCACAAGCGGaccagaagaaggccaagttCCACGACCCGCACGGCGACCACCTGACTCTGCTCAACGTGTACAATTCGTGGAAGCAGAGCAGCTACTCGAGCCCGTGGTGTTTCGAGAACTTCATCCAGGCGCGGTCGATGAAGCGGGCCAAGGACGTACACGACCAACTCGTCAAGATCATGGAGCGGTACCGGCACCCGATCCTCAGCTGCGGGCGCAACACGCAAATCGTGCGGCAGGCGCTCTGTTCGGGCTTCTTCCGCAACGCGGCGCGCAAGGACCCGCAGGAGGGCTACAAGACACTCATCGAGGGCACGCCAGTGTACCTGCACCCGAGCTCGGCGCTGTTCGGCAAGCAGGCCGAGTGGGTGATTTACCACACGCTCGTGCTGACGACCAAGGAGTACATGCACTGCACGACGAGCATCGAGCCCAAGTGGCTCGTGGACGCGGCGCCGACCTTTTTCAAGGTGGCGCCGACGGACCGGCtgtcgaagaggaagaaggccgaaAGGATCCAGCCGCTGCACAATAAGTATGcgggcgaggacgactgGAGGCTCAGCGCGCAGCGGAagggcgggcgcggcggcggcggcggcggtacgTGGGGTTAG
- a CDS encoding Putative inositol polyphosphate kinase: MMGKKEIPARGDLVDYNHTVAGHAGTMCDADGELFIKPCTQAEIDFYNSANENHADFADLMPLFMGTLMLSDSAELSSIEDGVPGPVASAAAKEELTQSVTGQPSIAQESHPDKEKWVQNKSKRIKTDQAVVLENSGSGFTSPNFLDVKLGVRLWADDAPAEKKRRFDEITRKTTHGPLGFRIAGMKVWRGSTVKSELDHEDYKIYDKDYGRTYVNTENVVENFRRFIFNKTAGIDDDLARAVAQAFLRDLRNVEEVLASNESRMYSASLLFVFEGDGDKLKDAIAQNNTAVDRVEAVEAFAESSEKPGRPALRVDSGIELIDEDRVTIDAAVNGGDDDDEDDDDDGPALPKIYSLKLIDFAHAQWTPGQGPDENALKGVRSLIKIFEELVQ, from the exons ATGATGGGCAAGAAGGAAATTCCTGCCCGCGGGGACCTAGTTGACTACAACCACACTGTTGCTGGCCA TGCAGGAACCATGtgcgacgccgacggcgagctgtTCATCAAGCCCTGCACGCAGGCAGAGATCGACTTCTACAACTCGGCCAACGAGAACCACGCCGACTTCGCCGACCTGATGCCCCTTTTCATGGGCACCTTGATGCTCAGCGACTCTGCCGAGCTTAGTTCCATCGAAGACGGCGTACCCGGCCCCGTCGCATCAGCCGCTGCCAAGGAGGAGCTGACCCAATCCGTCACGGGACAGCCCAGTATCGCGCAAGAGTCGCACCCGGATAAGGAGAAGTGGGTGCAGAACAAGTCGAAAAGAATCAAGACGGACCAGGCTGTCGTGCTCGAGAACTCAGGATCCGGCTTCACGTCGCCCAACTTTCTCGATGTCAAGCTGGGCGTGAGGCTTTGGGCCGATGACGCgcccgccgagaagaagcggaGGTTCGACGAAATCACGCGCAAGACGACGCATGGTCCCCTGGGCTTCAGAATCGCCGGCATGAAGGTTTGGCGCGGTTCGACCGTGAAGTCGGAGCTCGACCACGAGGACTACAAGATCTACGACAAGGACTACGGTCGTACCTACGTAAACACAGAGAACGTCGTCGAGAACTTCCGTAGGTTCATCTTCAACAAGaccgccggcatcgacgacgatTTGGCCCGTGCCGTGGCCCAAGCCTTCCTCCGTGACCTGCGCAACGTAGAGGAGGTACTCGCTTCGAACGAAAGCAGGATGTACTCGGCCAGCCTCTTGTTCGTTTtcgaaggcgacggcgacaaaCTGAAGGACGCCATCGCGCAGAACAACACGGCTGTCGATAgggtcgaggcggtcgaggccTTTGCTGAGTCGAGCGAGAAGCCCGGTAGACCTGCCCTTAGAGTGGATAGTGGTATCGAGCTGATCGATGAAGACCGCGTGACCATTGATGCTGCCGTCAacggaggcgacgacgatgacgaagacgacgacgacgacggcccagCACTTCCTAAGATCTATTCCCTGAAGCTCATCGACTTCGCTCACGCGCAGTGGACGCCCGGCCAAGGCCCCGACGAGAATGCGCTCAAGGGTGTACGTAGTCTGATCAAGATTTTCGAGGAGCTGGTGCAATGA
- a CDS encoding Putative argonaute-binding protein, with protein MANGKKKKCTTDRGPTALHKYRGTGFEEFYADPPMTPAEAQEERENLYHPDLPFVERIETCIQRYRARRRLGASDQMFNKYLFLGGIDSTPRMFGGKVDADLKDMSPEEKRSAAAIDTVHMSGGGSRFYNDNDPDDWDVDFAGVAAGFLSENLPTMTAWDYAQMGKAVGVLENFLTYVLQHDVCPEYNANVKEALAICQKAKVELPQAHQALLRFPGEFNLALSELFCGDFHFFGEAEFQRPKDFAAEDVLKIAFTTAGTRQQYDAVMKGLADKSIKVVSEEECNMEVVSVNRPTIESRKLVRSIRLDKGGPFTPVGSIVTKPCLIEDGYDRGADFELSKEEVTFFLDDAILVRLQPGFKLQLCVCELNIGIRFIKQARLVLVEWHTFLPQNLMQHYKEPVPCERPPLSAVKMDSEGVHVDADKQNTVDS; from the exons ATGGCGAAcggcaagaaaaagaagtGCACCACCGACCGCGGCCCTACGGCCTTACACAAGTATCGCGGCACCGGCTTCGAGG AATTCTACGCCGACCCTCCCATGACCCCTGCCGAAGCCCAAGAGGAACGCGAGAATCTCTACCATCC AGACCTTCCGTTCGTCGA ACGCATCGAAACATGCATCCAGCGCTACCgcgctcgacgccgtctggGTGCCTCGGACCAGATGTTCAACAAATACCTCTTTCTCGGTGGTATTGACTCCACCCCGCGCATGTTCGGTGGCAAGGTCGATGCCGACTTGAAGGACATGTCTCCAGAGGAGAAGCGGAGCGCTGCGGCCATCGACACCGTTCACAtgtccggcggcggcagtcgCTTCTACAACGATAACGATCCAGATGACTGGGACGTCGacttcgccggcgtcgccgcggGTTTCCTGTCCGAGAATCttccgacgatgacggcgtgGGACTACGCCCAGATgggcaaggccgtcggcgtgcTGGAGAACTTCCTCACCTACGTCCTCCAGCACGACGTGTGTCCCGAATACAACGCCAATGTTAAAGAAGCCCTAGCTATTTGCCAGAAAGCCAAAGTCGAGCTGCCTCAAGCTCACCAAGCGCTCCTGCGCTTCCCAGGTGAATTCAACCTGGCGCTTTCGGAGCTGTTCTGTGGTGACTTTCATTTCTTCGGTGAAGCCGAGTTTCAAAGACCCAAGGACTTCGCAGCCGAGGATGTTTTGAAGATCGCGTTCACAACGGCGGGAACCCGGCAGCAGTACGATGCTGTCATGAAAGGCTTGGCCGACAAGTCCATCAAAGTCGTCAGCGAGGAGGAATGCAACATGGAGGTTGTGTCTGTTAACCGCCCGACGATCGAATCGCGCAAGCTCGTTCGCAGCATCAGGCTGGACAAGGGAGGACCATTCACGCCTGTCGGCTCAATCGTTACCAAGCCGTGCCTGATTGAGGACGGTTACGATCGCGGAGCAGACTTTGAGCTATCCAAGGAGGAGGTAACCTTCTTTCTGGacgacgccatcctcgtGAGACTGCAACCCGGATTCAAGCTTCAGCTTTGCGTTTGCGAGCTCAACATTGGCATCAGGTTTATCAAACAGGCCCGCCTCGTGCTTGTGGAATGGCACACCTTTCTACCGCAGAACCTCATGCAGCACTACAAAGAGCCCGTGCCCTGCGAACGCCCTCCCCTGTCGGCCGTCAAGATGGATAGCGAAGGAGTTCATGTCGATGCGGACAAGCAGAATACGGTGGACTCTTAG